Proteins encoded together in one Terriglobus saanensis SP1PR4 window:
- a CDS encoding GMC family oxidoreductase, whose amino-acid sequence MTATDPVTNETDTDWEYIVVGSGAGGGTVAARLAEEGCKVILLEAGGDPTQLTGSNALSPNENTLPADYEVPAFHGSASENSAVKWDFFVRHYGKEADQQLDPSYRPELGGVLYPRAGTLGGCTAHNAMIFVYPQNEDWDYIAELTGDESWRPDKMRLCFERMERCEHRPVYRWLAKLGLNPTRHGWRGWLSTERALPISLLFNRALARAVIDAGLEAFKEDGRQFNRIKWFLESGLDPNDWRLVRDRSTGIRYLPLTTQDHARTSSRERVLDVANRFPKNLKIVMNALATRVLFDQANRAIGVEYLQGDRLYRAHTNPNREPGEKKSIYASREVILAGGAFNTPQLLMLSGIGARETLNQHGIAVRVDLPGVGKNLQDRYEISVVNRMKFKAWSAYKGARFTSDDRQFRRWKRDRGGIYSTNGSVLTLFRRSPVADEVPDLFCMSLLARFSGYFPSYSRVFAEKLNYLTWVVLKAHTRNRAGEITLRSDDPQDTPLINFNYFQDGGDEDLTAVVDGIRFVRRLSTKLKEDGMIEAEELPGEHLESDDDLKQYIRSNCWGHHASCTCSIGPIEQNGVLDSNFRVHKTQGLRVVDASAFPRIPGFFIACATYMLGEKAAGVILAERANSPQQSNSFPED is encoded by the coding sequence ATGACGGCAACAGACCCTGTTACAAACGAAACTGATACAGATTGGGAGTACATCGTCGTGGGATCGGGCGCGGGCGGCGGCACGGTCGCTGCGCGGCTGGCGGAAGAAGGCTGCAAAGTCATTCTGCTGGAAGCCGGGGGAGACCCAACCCAACTTACTGGAAGCAATGCCTTAAGCCCCAACGAGAACACCCTTCCAGCCGACTACGAAGTTCCTGCATTCCATGGTTCGGCCTCTGAAAACTCCGCAGTGAAGTGGGACTTTTTTGTAAGGCACTATGGCAAAGAAGCAGATCAGCAGCTTGATCCCTCGTATCGCCCGGAACTTGGCGGTGTTCTCTATCCTCGTGCCGGAACGCTGGGTGGCTGCACCGCTCATAACGCGATGATCTTTGTTTATCCGCAGAATGAAGACTGGGATTACATCGCGGAGTTGACCGGGGATGAGAGCTGGCGTCCGGACAAGATGCGTCTGTGCTTCGAACGTATGGAGCGTTGCGAACACCGTCCCGTCTACCGATGGCTAGCGAAGCTCGGTTTGAATCCGACGCGTCACGGTTGGCGCGGCTGGCTTTCTACCGAACGCGCCCTGCCAATTTCTCTCCTCTTCAACAGAGCCCTTGCGCGAGCGGTGATTGATGCTGGCCTGGAAGCCTTCAAAGAAGACGGCAGACAATTCAATCGGATCAAGTGGTTCCTCGAAAGCGGTCTCGATCCGAATGACTGGCGTCTGGTCCGGGACCGGTCGACAGGCATCCGCTATCTTCCGCTTACAACGCAGGATCATGCACGCACGAGTTCTCGAGAGCGAGTTTTGGATGTGGCAAACCGCTTTCCAAAAAATCTGAAAATCGTGATGAACGCGCTGGCGACTCGAGTCCTCTTCGATCAGGCCAATCGCGCGATCGGGGTGGAGTATCTTCAAGGCGATCGCCTCTATCGCGCACATACAAACCCCAATCGCGAACCGGGAGAGAAGAAATCGATCTACGCTTCACGTGAGGTGATCCTGGCTGGAGGAGCGTTTAACACGCCGCAGCTTTTGATGCTCTCCGGCATAGGTGCGCGCGAGACACTTAACCAACACGGCATAGCGGTACGCGTCGACCTTCCTGGTGTCGGCAAAAACCTGCAGGACCGCTACGAGATCAGCGTCGTCAACCGGATGAAGTTCAAAGCATGGAGCGCTTACAAAGGAGCCCGCTTTACCTCTGACGATCGGCAGTTCCGCAGATGGAAGAGGGATCGTGGAGGGATCTATTCGACAAACGGCTCCGTGCTCACACTCTTCCGTCGTTCTCCCGTCGCCGACGAGGTGCCGGACCTCTTCTGCATGTCCCTTCTCGCTCGCTTTTCGGGGTACTTTCCTTCGTATTCACGCGTCTTTGCGGAGAAACTAAATTACCTGACCTGGGTGGTGCTGAAGGCACACACGCGCAATCGGGCCGGTGAGATCACGCTGCGGTCAGACGATCCTCAAGACACGCCTCTCATCAACTTCAATTACTTTCAGGACGGCGGAGATGAAGACCTTACCGCTGTAGTCGATGGCATTCGTTTCGTTCGCCGACTCAGCACGAAGCTGAAAGAGGATGGCATGATCGAAGCGGAAGAGTTGCCAGGCGAGCACCTCGAATCAGACGATGACCTGAAGCAGTACATCCGCTCCAACTGCTGGGGACATCACGCCTCATGCACCTGTTCGATTGGGCCCATCGAGCAGAACGGCGTACTGGACAGCAACTTTCGCGTGCATAAGACCCAGGGTTTGCGCGTCGTCGACGCCTCTGCCTTCCCACGTATCCCTGGATTTTTCATCGCGTGCGCGACGTACATGCTCGGAGAAAAGGCCGCTGGAGTCATCCTGGCAGAGCGTGCAAACTCACCACAGCAAAGCAATTCCTTTCCTGAAGATTAA